Proteins encoded in a region of the Maniola jurtina chromosome 12, ilManJurt1.1, whole genome shotgun sequence genome:
- the LOC123870460 gene encoding organic cation transporter protein-like, whose protein sequence is MAAEKTAKLDVSESIKESPNRKVNLDNILVEEIGQFGRYQIRTLTLTVVVMIFVAWAATEYIFTTARIATRCLIPECEGSEAAEFSPAWISNAVPANGGSFDDCFRFDSINETIRSNVMCPAEWFNREKAVRCAEYVYENTNTVVYDYGLACDEWHRAFIGTARTFGVFLALPIVGFTSDRWGRRFALSLNAVNTAWLGTVRYWADTYYGFVISEIVEAAFGAGVFSCAYILVMELVGPEYRVAAGAMINTSFSIGQVLMALMASVVPNWRTLTLALFVPQFITISYFWIMSESVRWYLSKGRYKDAAEFLKNVARVNNRQLSDRSLQALKENAEAEKIRMASEKEMKAQEPWLIVLVFRNKAILTRCCISPVWWFTSALVYYGMTINAVNMSGDRYFNYMAVAAAEIPGYWIAVVLMARIGRKPVLIGAYWICGACQLGYIFLPQNMFALSLMVYLTGKLSIAVVMMSLYIYTSEIYPTRYRHTLFAFSSMIGRIGSMVAPLTPAFGAALFENFPSALFCGLSVLSGALVLLAPETLGTRLPDTMEEATVIGEKKTEHRV, encoded by the exons ATGGCAGCGGAAAAAACTGCAAAACTAGATGTTAGTGAGTCAATCAAAGAATCACCGAATAGAAAAGTGAATTTAGATAACATTTTGGTTGAAGAAATAGGCCAGTTCGGGAGATATCAGATCAGAACTTTAACTCTGACAGTCGTGGTCATGATATTTGTGGCGTGGGCTGCCACGGAGTACATCTTCACCACGGCGAGGATTGCAACCAG ATGTCTTATCCCAGAGTGTGAGGGTTCGGAAGCTGCCGAATTCTCTCCTGCATGGATATCAAATGCTGTGCCGGCGAATGGAGGCTCCTTTGACGATTGTTTTCGCTTTGACTCTATCAATGAGACTATCAGAAGTAATGTAATGTGCCCTGCAGAATGGTTTAACCGAGAAAAGGCCGTCAGATGCGCTGAATATGTGTATGAAAACACAAACACTGTTGTTTATGAT TACGGATTGGCATGTGATGAATGGCATCGAGCATTCATCGGCACGGCACGAACCTTCGGTGTCTTCTTGGCCCTCCCCATCGTGGGGTTCACGTCTGACCGCTGGGGTCGCCGGTTCGCGCTCAGCCTGAACGCCGTCAACACGGCGTGGCTGGGCACCGTACGTTACTGGGCAGATACTTACTACGGTTTTGTAATTTCTGAGATCGTTGAAGCTGCATTCGGAGCTGGCGTCTTCTCCTGTGCCTATATTTTAG TTATGGAACTAGTTGGGCCGGAATACCGAGTCGCCGCGGGAGCGATGATCAACACTTCCTTCTCAATCGGTCAAGTCCTTATGGCACTTATGGCTTCGGTCGTCCCTAACTGGAGAACTTTGACTCTCGCTCTTTTTGTACCACAATTCATAACTATTTCGTACTTTTGGATTATGTCCGAGTCTGTTCGATGGTATTTGAGTAAGGGTCGTTATAAAGATGCTGCAGAATTTCTCAAAAACGTGGCTCGAGTAAATAATCGTCAACTGTCGGATCGCTCGCTACAGGCGTTGAAAGAAAATGCAGAAGCTGAGAAAATACGAATGGCTTCAGAGAAAGAAATGAAAGCACAGGAACCTTGGCTGATAGTACTAGTATTTCGGAACAAAGCGATCCTCACAAGATGTTGCATATCGCCAGTGTGGTGGTTCACGAGCGCTCTGGTTTATTACGGCATGACGATCAATGCAGTGAATATGTCTGGCGATCGATATTTTAATTACATGGCAGTGGCTGCAGCAGAAATTCCCGGATACTGGATAGCTGTAGTGCTAATGGCTAGAATCGGCAGGAAGCCTGTTCTTATTGGCGCCTATTGGATATGTGGCGCTTGTCAATTGGGATATATTTTCTTGCCTCAAA ATATGTTTGCCCTGTCCTTGATGGTGTACCTGACCGGCAAGCTCAGCATAGCAGTCGTGATGATGTCCTTGTACATATACACCTCTGAGATCTACCCCACTCGATACAGACACACTCTATTCGCCTTCTCGTCTATGATCGGACGAATAGGTTCCATGGTTGCTCCACTCACTCCAGCATTT GGTGCAGcgctttttgaaaatttcccATCGGCGTTGTTCTGCGGATTGTCCGTACTGTCTGGTGCTTTAGTGCTCCTAGCCCCAGAGACCCTCGGCACCAGGCTCCCTGACACCATGGAGGAGGCTACTGTGATTGGCGAGAAGAAAACTGAGCATCGTGTGTAA